A part of Capsicum annuum cultivar UCD-10X-F1 chromosome 6, UCD10Xv1.1, whole genome shotgun sequence genomic DNA contains:
- the LOC107874393 gene encoding adenylate isopentenyltransferase 5, chloroplastic-like codes for MPHTGLVDEVKGIFFPVADYDKGIQRSIGVPGIDKYFREENKFDAYEESTKKMLLESAVEEIKVNTCNLVHLQLEKIQRFLDVKMLSLNRIDATNVLKEHEKEGDDDKWKHDVLKPFLDIMEEFLKK; via the coding sequence ATGCCGCATACAGGGCTAGTGGATGAGGTGAAGGGAATATTTTTTCCTGTAGCAGATTACGATAAAGGAATCCAACGATCCATTGGTGTCCCTGGGATAGACAAATACTTTAGAGAAGAAAATAAGTTTGACGCATATGAAGAATCAACAAAGAAGATGCTTCTTGAATCCGCGgttgaagaaattaaagttaATACTTGCAACTTAGTTCATCTACAACTTGAGAAAATTCAACGATTCTTGGATGTGAAAATGTTGTCATTGAATCGTATTGATGCGACCAATGTTTTGAAGGAACATGAAAAAGAAGGAGATGATGATAAATGGAAGCATGATGTGTTGAAACCCTTCCTTGATATCATGGAAGAGTTTCTAAAAAAATGA